The following proteins are co-located in the Paraburkholderia phytofirmans PsJN genome:
- a CDS encoding sirohydrochlorin chelatase: MATQGLVLFGHGARDPRWREPFERLAEKLRALRATDETAGPVSLAFLELMEPSLPTAVAQIVAQGCDVITVVPVFFGQGGHIRKDLPELIERCREAQPDVRIDCAVAVGEDEAVLDAVAQYCQRQAG, translated from the coding sequence ATGGCTACGCAAGGGCTGGTTCTCTTTGGTCATGGCGCAAGGGACCCGCGCTGGCGCGAGCCGTTTGAGAGGCTCGCTGAAAAGCTGCGCGCGTTGCGTGCAACGGACGAAACGGCCGGCCCGGTCTCGCTGGCATTTCTCGAGTTGATGGAACCGAGCCTGCCAACGGCGGTGGCTCAAATCGTGGCTCAGGGTTGCGATGTGATTACCGTGGTGCCCGTGTTCTTCGGGCAAGGCGGACATATCAGGAAGGATTTGCCCGAATTGATCGAGCGCTGCCGTGAGGCGCAGCCGGACGTGCGGATCGACTGCGCGGTGGCGGTCGGCGAGGACGAAGCGGTTCTCGATGCGGTCGCGCAGTATTGCCAGCGCCAGGCTGGATGA
- the lptG gene encoding LPS export ABC transporter permease LptG, whose protein sequence is MRIYERYFARQIYLTFIFILFAFSGLFFFFDLINELNSVGHGNYKFQYAVLRVALQTPSRFYEIIPVAALISAIYVFAQMAANSEYTIFRVSGLATNQALRSLLKIGIPLVLLTYLIGEVVGPYTDQLSERVRLEALGSSVSSNFESGVWVKDTLTARADGEQVTRFVNVGELKPDATISNVRIYEFDSKFRLSNVRTAKSGKYQPPGHWQLTGVTDTQLIDVPPPPGTPADALNPVYRAKEVAVPEYSLRSELTPQILSVLLVSPDRMSMFNLFRYIQHLTENHQDTQRYEIALWRKLLYPFAVFVMLVLSLPFAYLHTRAGVVGMKVFGGIMLGMSFQLFNTLFSHIGTLNTWPAPLTAATPGLVYLVLGLVGLKWVDRH, encoded by the coding sequence ATGCGCATCTATGAAAGGTACTTCGCGCGTCAGATTTATCTCACGTTCATCTTTATTCTGTTTGCGTTTTCGGGTCTGTTCTTCTTCTTCGACCTGATCAACGAATTGAATTCGGTTGGCCACGGCAACTACAAATTCCAGTACGCGGTATTGCGAGTTGCGTTGCAAACGCCGTCGCGCTTCTACGAAATCATTCCGGTCGCCGCGTTGATCAGCGCGATTTATGTGTTCGCGCAAATGGCCGCGAACTCGGAGTACACGATTTTCCGCGTGTCCGGGCTTGCTACGAATCAGGCGCTGCGTTCGTTGTTGAAGATCGGCATTCCGCTTGTTTTGCTGACGTATCTGATCGGCGAAGTGGTCGGGCCTTATACGGATCAATTGTCGGAGCGCGTGCGGCTCGAGGCGCTGGGGTCTTCGGTGTCGAGTAATTTCGAGTCGGGCGTGTGGGTGAAAGATACGCTCACGGCGCGCGCGGATGGCGAACAGGTGACGCGCTTCGTGAACGTCGGCGAATTGAAGCCCGACGCGACCATCAGCAATGTGCGCATCTACGAGTTCGATTCGAAATTCCGTCTTTCTAACGTGCGGACTGCGAAGAGCGGCAAATATCAGCCGCCGGGCCATTGGCAATTGACCGGCGTGACCGATACGCAATTGATCGACGTGCCCCCTCCTCCGGGCACGCCCGCGGATGCGCTGAATCCGGTGTATCGGGCGAAGGAAGTCGCGGTGCCGGAGTATTCGCTGCGCTCGGAATTGACGCCGCAGATTCTGTCGGTGCTGCTGGTGTCGCCGGATCGGATGTCGATGTTCAATCTGTTCCGGTATATCCAGCATTTGACCGAGAACCATCAGGATACGCAGCGGTATGAAATTGCGCTGTGGCGCAAGCTGCTTTATCCGTTTGCGGTTTTCGTGATGCTGGTGTTGTCGTTACCGTTTGCGTATTTGCATACGCGGGCTGGTGTCGTCGGGATGAAGGTTTTCGGCGGGATCATGCTGGGGATGAGTTTTCAGTTGTTCAATACGCTGTTCTCGCATATTGGCACGTTGAATACCTGGCCTGCTCCTTTGACTGCGGCTACGCCTGGGTTGGTTTATCTGGTGCTCGGGTTGGTTGGGTTGAAGTGGGTTGATCGGCATTAG
- the lptF gene encoding LPS export ABC transporter permease LptF produces MIFERSLQRELAYTAGAVFMVLLTLVLTTMMIRIVGFAASGEIDPRDVLVLIGLTVIGYLAIMLVATLFVSILFVLTRWYKDSEMVVWLSSGVSLTQFIKPIGIFATPIIILIMFFVFVGWPWSNQQSKLIRARFQQRDEVSLLAPGQFRESATSHRVFFIEKMSADQARVENVFVTSTENGKVNVVVSKTGHTETRKNGDRFVVLENGRRYDGQPGQPDFRIMEFERYGVKIQSQPVVNTPSTTGTPTLTLLRNPTNDNLAEFAWRAGLPLIAINLMLLAIPLAHQNPRRSRTINLVMAVLIYLTYSNLLNVVQSWIEQGKMSFPVGLVGLHVIVAAIVAFIFWLRVRNRPLFTRAMFSRSQGA; encoded by the coding sequence ATGATCTTCGAACGCTCCCTCCAGCGCGAACTCGCGTATACGGCTGGTGCCGTGTTCATGGTTCTCCTCACGCTCGTGCTGACGACGATGATGATCCGCATCGTCGGCTTCGCAGCCTCGGGCGAGATCGACCCGCGCGACGTGCTGGTCCTGATCGGCCTGACCGTGATCGGCTACCTGGCGATCATGCTCGTCGCGACCCTGTTCGTGTCGATCCTGTTCGTCCTGACCCGTTGGTACAAAGACTCCGAGATGGTCGTGTGGCTCTCCTCGGGTGTCAGTCTGACCCAATTCATCAAGCCGATCGGTATTTTCGCCACGCCGATCATCATCCTCATCATGTTCTTCGTGTTCGTCGGCTGGCCGTGGTCGAACCAGCAAAGCAAGCTGATCCGCGCGCGCTTCCAGCAGCGCGACGAGGTCTCGCTGCTCGCGCCGGGTCAGTTCCGCGAATCGGCCACCAGTCACCGCGTGTTCTTCATCGAGAAGATGTCGGCTGACCAGGCGCGTGTGGAAAACGTGTTCGTGACCAGCACGGAAAACGGCAAGGTCAACGTGGTCGTGTCGAAGACCGGCCATACGGAAACGCGTAAGAACGGCGATCGCTTCGTGGTGCTGGAAAACGGCCGCCGTTACGACGGCCAGCCGGGCCAGCCCGATTTTCGCATCATGGAGTTCGAACGCTACGGCGTGAAGATCCAGAGCCAGCCGGTTGTCAATACGCCCAGTACCACCGGCACGCCCACCCTCACGCTGCTGCGCAACCCGACCAACGACAATCTCGCCGAATTCGCGTGGCGTGCGGGGCTGCCGCTCATCGCGATCAATCTGATGCTGTTGGCCATTCCGCTCGCGCACCAGAATCCGCGGCGCAGCCGCACCATCAATCTCGTCATGGCGGTGCTGATCTATCTGACGTATTCGAATCTGTTGAACGTGGTGCAGTCGTGGATCGAGCAGGGCAAGATGTCGTTCCCGGTCGGGCTGGTGGGTCTGCACGTGATCGTCGCGGCGATTGTCGCGTTCATTTTCTGGCTGCGCGTGCGCAACCGGCCGCTCTTCACGCGGGCAATGTTCAGCCGTTCGCAAGGAGCCTGA
- the fabG gene encoding 3-oxoacyl-ACP reductase FabG, protein MRLNGKVTIVTGAGQGIGAATALKFAKEGARVAVCDVNHDAVSRVVAACHAAGAQALGFTLDVTNRAAVDGMVADVRERFRQIDVLVNNAGITRDARLQKMTLQQFDDVIDVNLRGVFHAAQAVVDTMIAQGSGVILNASSVVGLYGNYGQTNYAAAKFGVIGFTKTWSRELGPKGIRVNAIAPGFIDTPILSTVPQEVLAKMREQVPLRRLGTPEEIANIYAFLASDEASYINGAVIEASGGMTL, encoded by the coding sequence ACGGGCGCGGGGCAGGGCATCGGCGCTGCGACCGCACTCAAATTCGCGAAAGAAGGTGCGCGCGTCGCGGTGTGCGACGTGAATCACGACGCGGTGTCCCGAGTCGTGGCCGCGTGCCACGCGGCGGGTGCGCAAGCGCTCGGCTTCACGCTCGACGTGACGAACCGCGCTGCGGTGGACGGCATGGTCGCCGACGTGCGCGAGCGGTTCCGGCAGATCGACGTGCTGGTGAACAACGCAGGCATCACGCGCGACGCGCGCCTGCAAAAGATGACGCTCCAGCAATTCGACGATGTGATCGACGTGAACCTGCGCGGCGTGTTCCATGCGGCGCAGGCGGTCGTCGACACGATGATCGCTCAAGGCTCGGGCGTGATCCTGAATGCAAGTTCCGTGGTCGGCCTCTACGGCAACTACGGCCAGACCAACTATGCGGCGGCGAAGTTCGGCGTGATCGGCTTTACGAAAACATGGAGCCGCGAACTGGGACCGAAGGGCATTCGCGTCAACGCGATTGCGCCGGGCTTCATCGACACGCCGATTCTCTCGACCGTGCCGCAGGAAGTGCTCGCGAAAATGCGCGAGCAGGTGCCGCTGCGCCGGCTCGGCACGCCCGAGGAGATCGCCAATATCTACGCCTTTCTCGCGAGCGACGAAGCGAGCTATATCAACGGCGCCGTGATCGAAGCATCCGGCGGTATGACGCTTTAA
- a CDS encoding SDR family oxidoreductase — protein MKTIDLLRPTPGLRVLISGAAAGIGAAIAQAFLDVGANVYICDVDPAAIDRARTAHPQLHAGVADVSDCAQVDRIIDDARSKLGGLDLLINNAGIAGPTGAVEDLDPAEWERTIGTNLNSQFYFLRKAVPLLKETSANPGIIAMASVAGRLGYAFRTPYAASKWAIVGMVKSLAIELGPNNVRVNAILPGVVEGERMDRVISARAESLGIGFDQMKGEYLQKISLRRMVTVHDVAAMALFLASPAGQNISGQAISVDGNVEYL, from the coding sequence GTGAAAACCATCGACCTTCTCAGACCCACTCCCGGACTGCGCGTACTGATTTCAGGCGCTGCGGCGGGCATCGGCGCAGCGATCGCGCAGGCGTTTCTGGATGTCGGCGCGAACGTCTATATCTGCGACGTCGATCCCGCCGCGATCGACCGCGCCAGAACCGCGCATCCGCAACTGCACGCCGGCGTCGCGGACGTGTCGGATTGCGCGCAGGTAGACCGCATCATCGACGACGCGCGCTCGAAGCTCGGCGGCCTCGATCTGCTGATCAACAACGCGGGCATTGCCGGACCCACCGGCGCGGTCGAGGACCTCGATCCGGCGGAGTGGGAACGCACGATCGGGACGAACCTGAACAGCCAGTTCTATTTTCTGCGCAAGGCCGTGCCGCTGCTGAAGGAAACGTCGGCCAACCCGGGCATCATTGCGATGGCGTCGGTCGCGGGACGCCTCGGTTACGCGTTCCGCACGCCGTACGCGGCGAGCAAATGGGCGATTGTCGGGATGGTCAAGTCGCTGGCGATCGAGCTTGGACCGAACAATGTGCGCGTGAACGCAATCTTGCCGGGCGTCGTGGAAGGCGAACGGATGGACCGCGTGATTTCCGCGCGCGCCGAATCACTCGGAATCGGCTTCGATCAGATGAAGGGCGAATATCTGCAGAAAATTTCGCTGCGACGGATGGTGACCGTGCACGACGTCGCCGCAATGGCGCTGTTCCTCGCTTCGCCGGCGGGGCAAAACATTTCGGGGCAGGCAATCAGCGTCGACGGGAATGTCGAATATCTTTGA